The following are from one region of the Azospirillum sp. TSH100 genome:
- a CDS encoding lactate utilization protein, with protein MSDARTSILSKLRTTRDAHPLTPPVSDYAPIEAKQWPNEERLPRIRRLMEAVHTEFLDATEADWPAVLRDFLAREGVGSLLYAPETDAGKRLVEGWNAGSTTLIPYDRPLESLKPQLFDSIDAGLTTTRGAIAETGSLILWPTAEEPRTLSLVPHIHIALLRADALYDTFLQVMREQEWAQAMPTNVLLVSGPSKTADIEQTLAYGVHGPKRLIVLVVQP; from the coding sequence ATGTCTGACGCCCGTACCTCGATTCTGAGCAAGCTGCGCACGACGCGCGACGCCCACCCGCTGACCCCGCCGGTGTCGGACTACGCGCCGATTGAGGCCAAGCAGTGGCCGAATGAGGAACGCTTGCCCCGCATCCGCCGCCTGATGGAGGCGGTGCATACGGAGTTCCTCGACGCGACCGAGGCCGACTGGCCGGCGGTGCTGCGGGACTTCCTGGCGCGCGAGGGCGTGGGGTCGCTGCTCTACGCGCCGGAGACGGATGCGGGGAAGCGGCTGGTGGAGGGGTGGAACGCAGGCTCCACCACCCTCATCCCCTACGACCGGCCCCTCGAAAGCCTCAAGCCCCAGCTTTTCGACTCCATCGACGCTGGCCTGACCACCACTCGCGGCGCCATCGCCGAGACCGGCAGCCTGATCCTGTGGCCAACTGCCGAGGAGCCGCGCACCCTCTCGCTGGTCCCACACATCCACATCGCGCTGCTGCGTGCGGATGCCCTCTACGACACTTTCCTACAAGTCATGCGTGAGCAGGAATGGGCGCAGGCGATGCCGACCAACGTGCTGCTGGTGTCCGGTCCCAGCAAGACCGCCGACATCGAGCAGACGCTGGCCTACGGAGTCCACGGCCCGAAGCGGCTGATCGTGCTGGTGGTCCAGCCATGA